Sequence from the Ignavibacteria bacterium genome:
AAAAATGCTACAACAGAACCGATAATAATCCACATTCCTTGTCCAAGAATAGTATTAAATGCATTATCCATATCCAACATACCATTTGGGGTAAAACGTAACAGCCAAAAATCAGCTCCGTGCAATTTTATTGCTATAAAAATGATCACGTAAGCATAAATAATCAAAGCAGCAGTAACAAAAGAAATGAGTCGCACACTTTTTTTTCCATAGTACTCATTGATAATGTCCGTCAAAACAAATACAAATGGCCAAAGTAAAACTCCTGCTGTTAAATTAAACGAGAGTTGTTCTACGCCAAGTATATTAAATCTGTACGGCTCTATTCCAAGTGTTTGTTCAAGCGAAAAAATTTTTACTCCGATAAATTCGGCAAGTAATGCATTGGCAAGAAAAAAAGAACCAAGAATGTAAAAGAGAACTGTTGATTTAGTTTGCATATTTTTTCGATAGTTACAAAACGAAAAAAAGCAATCTCTCACAAGATTGCTTTTTGTGGACTCTATAAGACTCGAACTTATGACCTCTTCCATGTCAAGGAAGCGCTCTAACCAACTGAGCTAAGAGTCCGTTTTATTTTTTGAGTAATATTTTAAAATGGTGCCGGGGATCGGAATCGAACCGACACAGAACGCTTTACGTTCTAATGGATTTTAAGTCCATCGCGTCTACCAGTTCCGCCACCCCGGCGTTTTATTGAAAACATTACTTTACCTCATCAGACGAGGCGCCGAGCGGATTCGAACCGCTGCATAAAAGTTTTGCAGACTTCTCCCTTACCACTTGGGTACGGCGCCTAAAAAAACAAAAAAATAAAATGCAAAAAGGAAAAAAATGAAGATTATCCAGGTCAGTATTCAATCACGATGAGAATTCTTATACACGAACAAATCACATTTTTTCTTTTTGCATTTTTGAGCGGGAAACGGGATTCGGACCCGCGACATTCACCTTGGCAAGGTGACGCTCTACCAGCTGAGCTATTCCCGCAACGGAGTTTAGAAATTTTATGGGCAAATATAAGAGTTCAACAAGAAATGTAAAACTTCTTTTTCAAATACTATCGAGAAATATTTAAAATAATATATTCCATTGTACCTGCGGGAACAAGAACTTTAACGGAATCACCTTTCTTTTTTCCTAAAAGCGCTTTACCAATTGGCGAAGTAACAGATATCTTATGATTTTCAAAATCAGATTCTTCTTGCGATACCAATGTATATTCTAGTTCTCGTCCACGTTTTTTTTCTCTGAGTTTTACTTTAGAAAGTATATACACTTTATCATTCGGAAGGTCTTTTGCAGCGATGATACGCGATCGAGAAAGCGTGAGTTCAAGTTGTACAATACGGTCTTCGAACATTTGTTGCTCTTCTTTTGCTGCGTCATATTCGGCGTTTTCGCTTAAATCGCCATAGGAGCGAGCAGATGCAACTTTTTGTGCAAGTTCTGGTCGTACAACTTTTTTCATTCGCTCGAGTTCTTTTTCCATTTCATGAAATTTTTCACGTGTTAAATAGACGACGCCGTTGTTGCCTTCTTTCATAAATGTTTTTTTTGTCTTCGTAGTAGTATATAATATGTAAGAAAAAAAAACCAAACCCGCATTGAAAACTGATTCAACGCGGGTATGGTTAAAT
This genomic interval carries:
- a CDS encoding queuosine precursor transporter codes for the protein MQTKSTVLFYILGSFFLANALLAEFIGVKIFSLEQTLGIEPYRFNILGVEQLSFNLTAGVLLWPFVFVLTDIINEYYGKKSVRLISFVTAALIIYAYVIIFIAIKLHGADFWLLRFTPNGMLDMDNAFNTILGQGMWIIIGSVVAFLVSQIIDVSVFQYIRKLTGSKNIWLRATGSTLVSQFIDSFVVLFIAFYIGAGWDFNVVIAIGIVNYIYKFLVAIAMTPVLYAVHWLIDKYFENANAIQLKQ
- the greA gene encoding transcription elongation factor GreA, yielding MKEGNNGVVYLTREKFHEMEKELERMKKVVRPELAQKVASARSYGDLSENAEYDAAKEEQQMFEDRIVQLELTLSRSRIIAAKDLPNDKVYILSKVKLREKKRGRELEYTLVSQEESDFENHKISVTSPIGKALLGKKKGDSVKVLVPAGTMEYIILNISR